TGGAGTAGTAAGTCTTGTGATAATTGAGTTGTTAAAACATATTATAGATATATCTTCAGGAACTTTTATCCCTATTCCTAAAAATATTTTCTCAAGGTTCAAAGCTGTAATATCATCTATTGCAATAATAGCAGTAGGTGGATTTGGCAGTGAAAACAGCCCTTTAAAAAACTGTTCTTCATTTCCAGCTATAGTTTTTTCCTCTATTACCAATTTTTCATCAAAAGGTATTGAATTATCATTTAATGCTGAGATATATCCAAGCTTTCTATCCTGTACAAAGACTCTATGCCCTTTATTATAATAAAATGCTATTCTATCATGTCCAAGCTTAATAAGATAAGATGCAGCATCTTTTCCAGCTGTAATATTATCATTATCCACATATATTGTAGAATTTTCTTTAGAGGCAGGTTTACCAATTATTGCATAAGGAAATCTGTTTTCTTCAAGATATTTTACAACTGGGTCATTAGATTTTGAATACATAAGAATAAAACCATCAGCTTTTCCACTTTTTACAACTGAAGTAATTGTTTCAAAGAGTTCCTCATTGCTGTTTCCTGAGATAATAGTATTCATATATCCGTTGTTATTGCAACATTGAGAAAGACCATGTATTACCTCAAGGAAAAAGGTGTTCTGATATGTATTCTTTTCCATAATGGGGAGAACTACACCAATGGTTTTTGAGTTTTTAGTAACCAGATTACTTGCCTGAAAATTTGGTGTATACCCTAACTCTTTCATAGCTTTTCTAACTTTTTCTTTAGTTTTTTCACTTATTTTAGGATTATTATTACAGGTACGAGAAACAGTGGATGGAGAAACCCCTGCAAGTTTTGCCACCTCTTTTATTGTAATAGCCATATTAACTCCTTGCCTAAATATTTTCTATATATATTAATTGTACAAATGAAAAAGAGGTAAGTCAATAGCAAAATGAAAATTTGTGCAAAAAGTTGCATAAAAATTTTATAATTGTGTAATAGCAGAATATAGATATGTTCTGAAATAGTTTAAATAAAAGATAAAAAAAACATTGCATTTTTTAATAATATATCCTATAATGTTATTAAGATTAAAGCAAACGTTTGCATAAAGTTGCAAACAAAAAAGGAGGAGACATGACAAATAAAGTGAATTTCGACTTTTTACAAAAGTTGGGTAAAGTATTAATGGTTGTTATAGCAGTAATGCCAGCTGCTGGACTTATGATAAGTATTGGGAAACTTATACAGATATCTGGTGGAGATATAACAGCTGTTTTGAGAATTGGTGGGATTATGGAAACTATAGGTTGGGGAATTATTACCAATCTGAATATTTTATTTGCAATTGCAATTGGTGGTTCTTGGGCTAAAGAAAGAGCTGGAGGAGCATTTGCAGCACTTATAGCTTTTATTCTTGTAAATGTAATTACAGGTTCTATATTTGGAGTATCTGGTGGAATGCTTGGAGATCCAAATGCAGTAGTGCATACACTATTTGGAAGAGAGATTCCTGTAAATGGATATTTTACCTCAGTACTTGGAGCACCTGCTCTTAATATGGGAGTATTTGTAGGAATAATTGCTGGATTCATGGGTGGAGCAATATATAATAAGTATTATAACTTTAGAAAACTTCCTGCTGCACTTGAATTTTTCAACGGAAAAAGATTTGTACCAATGGTTGTAATATTCTGGTCAGTTATAGTTTCAGTAATACTATCAATTATCTGGCCTGCTATCCAAGGTGGAATCAATAGTTTTGGAGTATGGATAGCAAATTCAGCTCAGACATCTCCTATACTAGCACCATTTGTTTATGGAACTTTGGAACGTTTGCTTTTACCATTTGGACTTCATCATATGCTTACAATTCCTATGAACTATACAGCATTTGGAGGAACTTATACAATACTTACTGGAGCAAAAGCTGGAGCACAGGTATTTGGACAGGACCCTCTATGGCTTGCATGGGTTACAGACCTTGTAAATATGAAAGGTGCTGGAGATATAGCTGGATACAATAATCTACTTGCAACAGTTACACCTGCACGTTTTAAAGTAGGGCAAATGATTGGTTCAACTGGGCTTTTAATAGGTATCGCAGTAGCTATATATAGAAGAGTGGATATGGACAAGAAAGAAAAATATAAATCAATGATAATTTCAACAGTTTTAGCTGTTTTATTAACAGGGGTTACAGAACCTATTGAATTTATGTTTATGTTTGTTGCACTTCCTCTATATCTTTTATACTCAGTATTACAAGGAGTTGCATTTGCAGCAGCTGGAGTATTTCATCTTCGTCTTCATTCATTTGGAAACCTGGAGTTCTTAACAAGACTTCCAATGTCA
The window above is part of the Fusobacterium sp. DD2 genome. Proteins encoded here:
- a CDS encoding LacI family DNA-binding transcriptional regulator, encoding MAITIKEVAKLAGVSPSTVSRTCNNNPKISEKTKEKVRKAMKELGYTPNFQASNLVTKNSKTIGVVLPIMEKNTYQNTFFLEVIHGLSQCCNNNGYMNTIISGNSNEELFETITSVVKSGKADGFILMYSKSNDPVVKYLEENRFPYAIIGKPASKENSTIYVDNDNITAGKDAASYLIKLGHDRIAFYYNKGHRVFVQDRKLGYISALNDNSIPFDEKLVIEEKTIAGNEEQFFKGLFSLPNPPTAIIAIDDITALNLEKIFLGIGIKVPEDISIICFNNSIITRLTTPQLTCVDINNYQLGFQVCDQIIKHLQSPDVMANKIIVPHTIVERESCKKRGQ
- a CDS encoding PTS transporter subunit IIBC — protein: MTNKVNFDFLQKLGKVLMVVIAVMPAAGLMISIGKLIQISGGDITAVLRIGGIMETIGWGIITNLNILFAIAIGGSWAKERAGGAFAALIAFILVNVITGSIFGVSGGMLGDPNAVVHTLFGREIPVNGYFTSVLGAPALNMGVFVGIIAGFMGGAIYNKYYNFRKLPAALEFFNGKRFVPMVVIFWSVIVSVILSIIWPAIQGGINSFGVWIANSAQTSPILAPFVYGTLERLLLPFGLHHMLTIPMNYTAFGGTYTILTGAKAGAQVFGQDPLWLAWVTDLVNMKGAGDIAGYNNLLATVTPARFKVGQMIGSTGLLIGIAVAIYRRVDMDKKEKYKSMIISTVLAVLLTGVTEPIEFMFMFVALPLYLLYSVLQGVAFAAAGVFHLRLHSFGNLEFLTRLPMSIKAGLLGDVINFVIITLIFGIVGYFVAYYMIGKFNYATVGRNGNYMDDGKDEEKQSADNKAPGNTQGDRIIALLGGKDNIKDIDACMTRLRVTVKDINKVADLDAWKKEGALGLVKKDSGIQAIYGPKADVLKSDILDILGR